The following proteins are co-located in the Paludibaculum fermentans genome:
- a CDS encoding helix-turn-helix transcriptional regulator, with the protein MTARVHLVDQHRSVLPGVEARTLVTNAQFPRHFHDQLGFGVMTFGGHRSWSGIGAVEAAAGDVIMVNAGECHDGAPLGGATRGWRMVYLEPLQVSSQLGEELRGFPEVLRPVVRDPLLAGRFAELFATLTDDDPLAAEERLVLVLICLLQRHGVSKPGTAGPPPYVQKAIDRIRFDPGRAASLAELASLCGVSRFQLLRGFARATGITPHAYAVQQRLLTVRRLLAVGVAPSEAALEAGFADQSHMTRAFGRQFGVTPSRYRAAVR; encoded by the coding sequence ATGACTGCGCGTGTCCATCTGGTGGATCAGCACCGCTCGGTGCTGCCCGGTGTCGAAGCCCGCACGCTCGTGACCAATGCCCAGTTTCCGCGGCACTTCCACGATCAACTCGGTTTCGGTGTGATGACCTTCGGCGGACACCGCTCCTGGAGCGGCATCGGGGCGGTGGAAGCCGCGGCCGGAGACGTCATCATGGTGAATGCGGGCGAGTGCCACGACGGCGCTCCGCTGGGTGGGGCGACTCGGGGCTGGCGTATGGTGTACCTGGAGCCCCTACAGGTGTCCTCTCAACTGGGTGAAGAGTTGCGCGGCTTTCCGGAAGTCCTGCGGCCGGTTGTACGCGACCCGCTGCTGGCTGGGCGATTCGCCGAATTGTTCGCGACCTTGACGGACGACGATCCGTTGGCCGCCGAAGAGCGCCTGGTGCTCGTGCTGATTTGCCTGCTGCAACGGCATGGCGTGTCGAAACCAGGCACGGCGGGCCCTCCTCCTTACGTCCAGAAGGCGATCGACCGGATCCGCTTCGATCCCGGGCGGGCTGCCTCGCTCGCCGAACTGGCGTCCCTATGCGGTGTGAGCCGCTTCCAACTTCTGCGCGGCTTCGCCCGGGCCACGGGCATCACTCCGCATGCCTACGCCGTGCAGCAGCGATTGCTGACGGTGCGCAGGTTGTTGGCGGTGGGAGTGGCGCCGTCAGAGGCTGCGCTCGAGGCGGGCTTCGCCGACCAGAGCCACATGACCCGGGCGTTCGGACGCCAGTTCGGGGTGACGCCGAGCCGCTACCGGGCAGCGGTCCGCTGA
- a CDS encoding GNAT family N-acetyltransferase, which produces MIRRCGEADFEAIWTIINDGAGVYQGIIPEDCWHSPYMGRAELQAQLAQGVEFYGYEAGGELAGVMGLQPVQDVTLIRHAYVRSSRQRSGIGAQLLAQLTGLAGTPVLIGTWAAAFWAIRFYEKNGFTLVSEHQKDRLLRRYWGVPERQIETSVVLADQAWMERQPGVALRG; this is translated from the coding sequence ATGATTCGACGTTGCGGCGAGGCCGACTTCGAAGCGATCTGGACGATTATCAACGATGGCGCCGGTGTGTACCAGGGGATCATTCCTGAGGATTGCTGGCACTCGCCCTACATGGGCAGGGCGGAGCTTCAGGCTCAGTTGGCGCAGGGTGTCGAATTCTATGGTTATGAGGCTGGTGGCGAGTTGGCTGGCGTGATGGGCCTGCAGCCGGTGCAGGATGTCACGTTGATTCGCCACGCCTACGTCCGTAGCAGCCGTCAGCGGAGTGGAATCGGGGCTCAATTGCTGGCGCAGCTGACAGGACTCGCCGGCACGCCGGTCCTGATCGGGACCTGGGCCGCGGCGTTCTGGGCGATCCGGTTCTATGAGAAGAACGGATTCACCCTGGTGTCCGAGCACCAGAAGGACCGACTGTTGCGGCGTTACTGGGGCGTGCCGGAGAGGCAGATCGAGACTTCGGTAGTGTTGGCGGACCAGGCATGGATGGAGCGGCAGCCGGGTGTGGCACTGCGAGGGTAG
- a CDS encoding type II toxin-antitoxin system HicB family antitoxin, translating into MEHYPARFEPDEKDGGYLATFPDFGYGVTQGESVEEVTDLARDLLMLTIGDFIRNGKPLPTPKRRRGAKFRPVALTALQCAKVDLYNTFQSSGLKKAEFARRIGIPKTHIDRLFSLRHQSRLDQLESAFAALGKRLHVEARNAA; encoded by the coding sequence ATGGAGCACTATCCAGCCCGATTCGAACCTGACGAAAAGGACGGCGGCTATTTAGCCACCTTTCCTGACTTCGGTTACGGTGTCACACAAGGCGAGAGCGTGGAGGAAGTTACGGATCTGGCTCGGGACCTTCTGATGCTCACCATTGGCGACTTCATCCGGAACGGAAAACCGCTGCCCACCCCCAAACGTCGCCGGGGAGCAAAGTTTCGCCCCGTGGCATTGACGGCCCTGCAGTGCGCGAAGGTGGATCTCTACAATACCTTTCAATCCTCCGGCCTCAAAAAGGCAGAATTCGCGCGGCGCATCGGGATCCCGAAAACACACATCGACCGATTGTTCTCGCTTCGGCACCAGTCGAGGCTCGATCAGCTCGAATCCGCCTTCGCCGCACTCGGCAAGCGTCTGCATGTCGAGGCGCGCAACGCGGCCTAG
- a CDS encoding arylsulfatase produces MQRRHFLQTLSAAAMAPIATPPRPNILFVLADDLGYGDLGCYGQTRIQTPNIDRLAAEGIRFGSAYAGSTVCAPSRCSLMTGLHTGHAHTRGNKGNDLPLRPSDVTVTELLKKAGYRTGLFGKWSLGQLGTTGYPTKKGFDEWFGFFSQLHAHNYYPEHLLDQEGSFLLRGNMGTQHKDYAPDLFTKHAVSFLERQSATQPFFLHVCYTQPHANNEMGRDTGNGMQVPSDAPYTDRNWPQVEKNFAAMISRMDSDVGQLMSTLKRKGMDQNTLVLFASDNGPHKEGGHAPSFFESSGPLRGIKRDLTEGGIRVPCVARWPGGIKGGQVSEFPWAFWDILPTFAELAGVEAPKGLDGTSIVPTLTGRTQKPHEYFYWEFHELGFHQAVRMGNWKGIRKGPELPIELYDLATDLSEHHDLSAANPAVLAKIKQIMASARTDSPDFPILTPEEAKKRALPM; encoded by the coding sequence ATGCAACGCCGACACTTTCTGCAGACCCTCTCCGCCGCCGCGATGGCGCCCATCGCCACTCCGCCGCGCCCCAACATTCTGTTCGTGCTGGCCGACGACCTCGGCTACGGCGACCTGGGCTGCTACGGCCAGACGCGCATCCAGACTCCGAACATCGACCGTCTGGCCGCCGAGGGCATCCGCTTCGGCTCCGCTTACGCCGGGTCCACCGTGTGTGCGCCGTCGCGCTGTTCCCTGATGACCGGCCTGCACACGGGGCATGCGCATACGCGCGGGAACAAGGGGAACGACCTGCCGCTGCGGCCCAGCGATGTCACCGTAACGGAATTGCTGAAGAAGGCGGGCTACCGGACAGGCCTGTTCGGCAAATGGAGCCTGGGCCAGTTGGGCACCACCGGCTATCCGACGAAGAAGGGCTTCGATGAGTGGTTCGGTTTCTTCTCACAGCTCCACGCCCACAACTACTACCCGGAGCACCTGCTCGATCAGGAAGGCAGCTTCCTGCTGCGCGGGAACATGGGCACACAGCACAAGGACTACGCGCCCGATCTGTTCACGAAGCACGCCGTGAGCTTCCTGGAGCGGCAATCGGCGACGCAGCCCTTTTTTCTGCACGTCTGCTACACGCAGCCGCACGCCAACAACGAGATGGGCCGCGATACCGGCAACGGCATGCAGGTGCCGTCCGATGCGCCCTACACGGATCGCAACTGGCCGCAGGTGGAGAAGAACTTCGCCGCCATGATCAGCCGGATGGACTCCGACGTCGGCCAACTGATGTCGACTCTGAAGCGCAAGGGCATGGATCAGAATACGCTGGTCCTCTTCGCGTCGGACAACGGCCCGCACAAAGAAGGAGGCCATGCCCCGTCGTTCTTCGAAAGTTCCGGCCCGCTGCGGGGGATCAAGCGCGATCTGACCGAAGGGGGGATCCGCGTACCTTGCGTCGCACGCTGGCCCGGCGGCATCAAAGGCGGCCAGGTGAGCGAGTTTCCGTGGGCGTTCTGGGATATCCTGCCGACCTTCGCGGAACTTGCGGGTGTCGAGGCGCCCAAGGGTCTGGACGGGACGTCCATCGTGCCCACGCTGACAGGCAGGACGCAGAAGCCGCACGAATACTTCTACTGGGAGTTCCACGAACTGGGCTTCCACCAGGCCGTCCGCATGGGCAACTGGAAGGGCATCCGTAAGGGGCCGGAACTGCCAATAGAGCTCTACGACCTGGCCACTGACTTGAGCGAGCATCACGACCTCTCGGCGGCTAATCCGGCCGTGCTCGCGAAGATCAAACAGATCATGGCCTCGGCCCGCACGGATTCGCCGGATTTCCCGATACTGACTCCGGAGGAGGCCAAGAAGCGGGCTCTGCCGATGTAG
- a CDS encoding sulfatase-like hydrolase/transferase, with protein MQRRDFLQTLPAAAIAAGPAPRYNVLLLMSDEHNPFFSQPYGHSFVTTPNMAKLAQRGTVFQNAYCPSPLCLPSRSSFLSGRRVFDLQTYGNCNVFQVDTPSYGKVLDGQGVHSVHIGKTDVYNQASTLAFSEMIAPGDRARPGDTLVSRVPLDVQKDGEGRGAGFGVTANPFGGDLKKVDLAVDWLSRNAARLGKPWTLAVNLLKPHFPHNVTRELWEQYAEHADLPKHGLDSSGAKYPYAEDLRKFFGTDGYDAETIRSLRRGYYGCITFVDQQLGRLVDTLEKSGQAANTVIAYTSDHGEMLGKFGLWWKRSLYEDSARIPMIVAGPGFQAGQRVRTPVDLHDLRASMFEAAGAKQPAGWCGHPLQSMPKYDEERAVFSEFQGGGTRASAFLIRQGRWKLIFNCAAPHQLFDLDKDPDELNNLAASQPKAVKRLEGELRRICSPEEENRRAEEFTQRQLRALGR; from the coding sequence ATGCAGCGACGAGACTTCCTACAGACCTTGCCCGCCGCGGCCATCGCCGCCGGCCCGGCGCCGCGCTACAACGTCCTGCTGCTGATGAGCGACGAGCACAATCCATTCTTCAGCCAGCCCTACGGGCATTCTTTCGTCACTACGCCCAATATGGCGAAGCTCGCCCAGCGTGGCACGGTCTTCCAGAACGCTTACTGCCCTTCCCCGCTCTGCCTGCCTTCGCGGTCCTCGTTCCTATCGGGCCGCCGGGTTTTCGACCTGCAGACTTACGGCAACTGCAATGTCTTCCAGGTCGACACGCCCAGCTACGGCAAGGTGCTGGACGGGCAGGGCGTCCACTCCGTGCACATCGGGAAGACCGATGTCTACAACCAGGCCTCGACGCTCGCGTTCAGTGAGATGATCGCGCCGGGCGACCGCGCCAGGCCTGGCGACACTCTGGTGTCGCGCGTGCCACTAGATGTCCAGAAAGACGGCGAAGGCCGCGGAGCCGGCTTCGGCGTGACGGCCAATCCGTTCGGCGGCGATCTCAAGAAGGTCGATCTGGCCGTGGACTGGCTCTCCCGAAATGCCGCCAGGCTGGGCAAGCCGTGGACCCTGGCCGTGAATCTGCTGAAACCGCATTTCCCGCACAACGTGACCCGCGAACTGTGGGAGCAGTATGCGGAACACGCCGACCTGCCGAAGCATGGGCTCGACAGCTCCGGCGCGAAGTATCCATATGCCGAGGATCTGAGGAAGTTCTTCGGCACCGATGGCTATGATGCGGAGACGATCCGCAGCCTGCGCCGCGGCTACTATGGCTGCATCACGTTCGTCGATCAGCAACTCGGACGGCTGGTGGACACGCTGGAGAAGTCGGGACAGGCTGCCAACACCGTCATCGCCTACACCTCCGACCACGGCGAGATGCTGGGCAAGTTCGGCCTATGGTGGAAGCGCAGCCTGTACGAGGATTCCGCCCGCATTCCCATGATCGTCGCCGGGCCCGGGTTCCAGGCCGGCCAGCGCGTCCGGACGCCTGTCGATCTGCACGACCTGCGAGCTTCCATGTTCGAAGCGGCCGGAGCGAAACAGCCGGCCGGTTGGTGCGGACACCCGCTGCAATCGATGCCGAAATATGACGAGGAGCGCGCCGTCTTCAGCGAATTTCAGGGCGGCGGGACCCGCGCCAGCGCCTTTCTCATCCGCCAGGGCCGCTGGAAGCTCATCTTCAACTGCGCCGCACCCCATCAACTGTTCGATCTGGACAAGGACCCCGACGAGTTGAACAACCTCGCCGCCAGCCAACCGAAAGCCGTGAAACGGCTGGAAGGGGAACTGCGCCGCATCTGCTCGCCCGAAGAGGAGAATCGCCGAGCCGAGGAGTTCACGCAACGCCAGTTGCGCGCCCTGGGCCGCTGA
- a CDS encoding arylsulfatase, with product MNRRTFTQTLAAAPGLLSAQPRRKPNIVWIMADDMGPGDLGCYGQKYIRTPNIDRLAAEGMLFRTAYAGGTVCAPSRSSLMTGQHNGHTPIRSNPGGVPLLASEGTVADVLKSAGYATALCGKWGLGDIGTDGVPWKHGFDQFFGTLHQAHAHFQYPRFLYENGKEFPLPGNVNGARVTYANDVIASHAVDFIRQSKDKPFFLYHSPTMPHFEPQVPEDSMAEYRGKFPMGKPWSQANNRLKAQPDVRTAYAAMVTRVDTYVGRIMAELRAQGLDQDTIVFFTSDNGATLPEIGEFFFNSALGLRGHKGNLYEGGVRAPMIARWPGHVPAGKTSDFEWYFPDFLPTAAELAGVRHLPKGVDGLSVLPTLLGQQQKPHEMLYWENPDYGWKTQEFAPGLPMQAMRRGNMKAVRPKQNGVVELYDLAADPTESKDLAAAQPKLAAQFDQWMRAARTPPRVQKEPPHGWWEARS from the coding sequence ATGAACCGGCGCACCTTCACCCAAACGCTCGCCGCGGCTCCGGGACTCCTCTCCGCACAGCCGCGGCGCAAGCCGAACATCGTCTGGATCATGGCCGACGACATGGGCCCGGGCGACCTCGGCTGTTATGGACAGAAGTACATCCGCACGCCCAACATCGATAGGCTGGCGGCGGAGGGCATGCTGTTTCGCACCGCCTATGCAGGGGGCACGGTATGCGCCCCCTCGCGGTCGAGCCTCATGACCGGCCAGCACAACGGGCATACGCCCATCCGCTCGAATCCGGGCGGTGTGCCGCTGCTGGCGAGTGAGGGCACCGTGGCCGATGTACTGAAATCGGCGGGGTATGCGACCGCCCTCTGCGGCAAGTGGGGCCTGGGCGATATCGGCACGGACGGCGTGCCGTGGAAGCACGGCTTCGACCAGTTCTTCGGGACACTTCATCAGGCGCACGCGCACTTCCAATACCCGCGCTTTCTCTATGAGAACGGCAAAGAGTTCCCGCTGCCCGGGAACGTAAACGGCGCGCGCGTCACCTACGCCAACGACGTCATCGCCAGCCACGCGGTCGACTTCATCCGCCAGAGCAAGGACAAGCCGTTCTTCCTCTACCACTCGCCCACCATGCCGCACTTCGAGCCGCAGGTGCCGGAGGACTCCATGGCCGAGTACCGCGGCAAGTTTCCCATGGGCAAGCCGTGGAGCCAGGCCAACAACCGGCTGAAGGCCCAGCCGGATGTGCGGACCGCTTACGCCGCGATGGTCACCCGGGTCGACACCTACGTCGGGCGCATCATGGCGGAGCTGCGTGCGCAGGGCCTGGACCAGGACACCATCGTGTTCTTCACCTCAGACAACGGCGCAACCCTGCCCGAGATCGGCGAGTTCTTCTTCAACAGCGCCCTGGGCCTGCGCGGCCACAAGGGCAACCTCTATGAAGGGGGAGTGCGCGCCCCGATGATCGCCCGCTGGCCGGGCCATGTGCCCGCCGGCAAGACGTCTGACTTCGAGTGGTACTTTCCTGACTTCCTGCCGACCGCGGCGGAACTGGCCGGAGTCCGCCATCTGCCCAAAGGCGTCGATGGCCTGTCTGTGCTGCCTACCCTGCTGGGACAGCAGCAGAAACCGCACGAGATGCTGTACTGGGAGAATCCCGACTATGGCTGGAAGACGCAGGAGTTCGCTCCGGGCCTCCCGATGCAGGCGATGCGCCGGGGCAACATGAAGGCGGTGCGGCCCAAGCAGAATGGCGTAGTGGAGTTGTACGACCTGGCCGCGGATCCGACGGAGTCGAAGGATCTGGCGGCGGCGCAGCCCAAGCTCGCCGCGCAGTTCGACCAATGGATGCGGGCTGCGCGAACACCTCCGCGCGTACAGAAGGAGCCGCCCCACGGATGGTGGGAGGCGCGAAGCTAG
- a CDS encoding TonB-dependent receptor: MRNLAVVIMMFCLGSVLFAQNSGIQGSVIDPTKAVVPNASVRAINLDTSVAAQATTNGQGLYLFPLLPPGRYRVECEASGFAPQKLAEFRLETGQTARLDFELKTGSIAESIEVSASAVLINSETSEVGQVVDSKRILEMPLNGRNYLQLAQFTAGVLPGGGLGVGSRARDEGAFSAVGLQIAQNNVLLDGTDNSSRTSGGPLGYEAQQVKPPVDAVAEFKVVTNNMSAEYGYRAGAKVLVTTKSGSNQFHGSAYEFLRNEKLDGTNFFANRSGAKKPSYRQNQFGTTLGGPVIKNRTFFFGSYQGTRIRTGQSYISTLPSRDIIERGDFSKQPAVRQNIFDPLTQTGTGATAKRSPFAGNIIPQSRWDPVVKNILPLYPTANIGTNDNLTNNYYFGPSDSDDADQYDFRGDHNFSDKHRFFARYSRRDQFRNQNGYLPYPAMGGQGQTVKLNGNNVAGALSSVLTSTLFNEARFGYAQFDTAFDIPFTKNMNKDYGIKNAPGDAIGDGYDQGWSLFSPSGFVEMGPRAFWPNVNNLSNYQVSDAIVWQHGKHTFKFGGELRRSNVFRNAARYRRGQLAFNGQFTSESPNNGTSRANTGNGMADMLLGYVSGGNYGNNQGEDINNWYYGFFVQDDFKISSRLTLNVGIRYEVFKKALFPNSAAQSVSRYLYQGINVANQADEKFVYPTGDSDSGGTNDLNNWAPRIGLAYSANAKTVIRAGAGTFYGEANSLSTENANFRSGPPKSADIALQTTPEATSYYVKDGYPGFSTSVVQKGSAVYVFPDFRPTLYVSQWFLDVQRNLPWDALLTVGYIGTKGTHLHNIRNINLPQTPSATVAANQRYFRPQFGAISLHENSLNSSYNSMTAKVEKRFSKGLTLLSSFTWSHSIDQGNEDLLDGGSGGVTPWDMSRERSNSNLDRRRAFVLNSVYELPFGKNRSYLSSGPAAAVLGGWQVGGIFSMQSGLAIGHSFNVNNQNLGGAVRGDWVKSPNLPSSERTIDRWFDTGFVVASAPGVVSNAGRNLIYAPGRTNLDIMVSRSFNMPREGHYIQFRFESFNFANHANFGSPNTAVGTPNAGKITTAEDPRRIQFALKYAF, translated from the coding sequence ATGCGCAACCTCGCCGTTGTAATTATGATGTTTTGCCTCGGATCTGTCCTCTTCGCGCAGAATTCCGGGATTCAGGGGTCGGTGATCGACCCGACGAAGGCAGTCGTTCCCAACGCGTCAGTCAGGGCCATCAATCTGGACACTTCCGTTGCCGCCCAGGCCACCACGAACGGGCAGGGGCTTTACCTATTCCCCCTGCTGCCGCCCGGCCGTTACCGCGTGGAATGTGAGGCATCCGGTTTCGCTCCGCAGAAACTGGCGGAGTTCCGATTGGAAACCGGCCAGACCGCCCGCCTCGACTTTGAACTAAAGACCGGATCGATAGCCGAGTCGATTGAGGTCTCGGCTTCGGCGGTGCTCATCAATTCGGAGACCTCCGAAGTGGGCCAGGTGGTCGATTCCAAGCGCATCCTGGAGATGCCGCTGAATGGACGCAACTATCTCCAGTTGGCGCAGTTCACTGCGGGCGTGCTGCCCGGCGGCGGGTTGGGCGTCGGCAGCCGGGCTCGAGATGAGGGAGCCTTCTCGGCCGTCGGGCTGCAGATTGCTCAAAACAACGTCCTGTTGGACGGCACCGACAATTCGTCGCGGACCTCGGGCGGCCCCCTGGGCTACGAAGCCCAGCAGGTGAAGCCGCCCGTGGATGCGGTGGCCGAGTTCAAAGTTGTCACTAATAATATGAGCGCCGAGTACGGATACCGCGCCGGCGCCAAGGTGCTCGTCACGACGAAGTCCGGTTCAAACCAGTTCCACGGCTCCGCCTATGAGTTCCTCCGCAACGAGAAACTGGATGGCACGAACTTTTTCGCCAACCGGTCCGGCGCGAAGAAGCCCTCCTACCGGCAGAACCAGTTTGGTACCACGCTCGGTGGTCCGGTGATCAAAAACCGCACCTTCTTCTTCGGCAGCTACCAGGGGACGCGCATCCGCACCGGCCAGAGCTACATTTCGACGCTGCCCAGCCGCGACATCATTGAACGCGGCGACTTCTCGAAGCAACCCGCCGTCCGGCAAAACATCTTCGATCCGCTGACGCAGACCGGCACGGGCGCCACGGCCAAGCGGAGTCCCTTCGCCGGCAACATCATTCCGCAGTCGCGCTGGGATCCAGTCGTCAAGAACATCCTGCCGCTCTACCCCACCGCCAACATCGGCACGAACGACAACCTGACGAACAACTACTACTTCGGGCCCAGCGACTCCGACGACGCGGATCAGTATGACTTCCGCGGCGACCACAACTTCTCGGATAAGCACCGCTTCTTCGCGCGCTACTCGCGGCGCGACCAGTTCCGCAACCAGAACGGTTATCTGCCTTACCCGGCCATGGGCGGCCAGGGGCAGACCGTGAAGCTGAACGGCAACAACGTCGCAGGTGCGTTGAGCAGTGTACTGACTTCCACGCTCTTCAACGAAGCGCGGTTCGGCTACGCGCAATTCGACACGGCGTTCGACATCCCGTTCACGAAGAACATGAACAAGGATTACGGCATCAAGAACGCCCCGGGCGATGCCATCGGCGACGGGTACGATCAGGGCTGGTCGCTCTTCTCACCCTCCGGCTTCGTGGAGATGGGCCCACGGGCTTTCTGGCCCAATGTGAACAACCTGTCGAACTACCAGGTGAGCGACGCCATCGTCTGGCAGCACGGCAAACACACTTTCAAGTTCGGTGGTGAGCTGCGGCGCTCCAATGTGTTCCGCAATGCGGCGCGCTACCGGCGCGGCCAGTTGGCTTTCAACGGCCAGTTCACCTCGGAATCGCCAAATAATGGCACCAGCCGCGCCAACACCGGCAACGGCATGGCCGACATGCTGCTGGGCTATGTCTCGGGCGGCAACTACGGCAACAACCAGGGTGAGGACATCAACAACTGGTACTACGGCTTCTTCGTGCAGGACGACTTTAAGATCTCATCAAGGCTTACCCTGAACGTAGGCATCCGCTACGAGGTCTTCAAGAAAGCGCTGTTCCCGAATTCCGCCGCGCAGAGCGTCAGCCGGTATCTGTATCAGGGGATCAATGTGGCCAATCAGGCGGACGAGAAGTTCGTCTATCCGACGGGCGACTCCGACAGCGGCGGCACCAACGATCTGAACAACTGGGCTCCGCGCATCGGCCTGGCCTATTCGGCCAATGCCAAGACGGTGATCCGCGCCGGAGCAGGCACCTTCTATGGAGAGGCCAACAGCCTGAGTACCGAGAACGCCAACTTCCGTTCAGGCCCGCCGAAGAGCGCCGACATCGCGCTGCAGACCACGCCGGAAGCGACCTCCTATTACGTGAAAGACGGCTACCCGGGCTTCTCGACCTCGGTCGTCCAGAAGGGTTCGGCCGTGTACGTCTTCCCCGACTTCCGGCCCACACTCTATGTCAGCCAGTGGTTCCTGGATGTGCAGCGCAATCTGCCCTGGGACGCCCTGCTCACCGTGGGCTACATCGGCACCAAGGGCACACACCTTCACAACATCCGGAACATCAATCTGCCGCAGACGCCCAGCGCGACCGTGGCCGCCAACCAGCGCTACTTCCGGCCCCAGTTCGGGGCCATCAGCCTGCACGAGAACAGCCTGAACTCCAGCTACAACTCGATGACGGCCAAGGTAGAGAAGCGGTTCTCCAAGGGCCTGACCCTGTTGAGTTCGTTCACCTGGTCGCACAGCATCGACCAGGGCAATGAGGACCTGCTCGACGGCGGCAGCGGCGGCGTCACGCCGTGGGATATGTCCCGTGAACGGTCGAACTCGAACCTCGACCGGCGGCGGGCGTTCGTCCTGAACTCGGTCTACGAACTGCCATTCGGCAAGAACCGCAGCTACCTCAGCTCCGGTCCTGCGGCGGCGGTGCTGGGCGGCTGGCAGGTGGGCGGCATCTTCTCGATGCAGTCCGGTCTCGCCATCGGCCACAGCTTTAACGTCAACAACCAGAACCTGGGCGGCGCCGTGCGCGGCGACTGGGTGAAGAGTCCGAACCTGCCATCCTCGGAACGGACCATCGACCGCTGGTTCGATACCGGTTTCGTTGTAGCCTCCGCCCCGGGTGTGGTGTCGAATGCGGGCCGCAACCTGATCTATGCGCCCGGCCGGACCAACCTGGATATCATGGTGTCGCGCAGCTTCAACATGCCCCGGGAAGGACACTACATCCAGTTCCGCTTCGAGTCGTTCAACTTCGCGAATCACGCGAATTTCGGCTCGCCCAACACAGCCGTCGGGACTCCGAACGCGGGCAAGATCACTACCGCCGAGGATCCGCGCCGCATCCAGTTCGCCCTCAAGTACGCTTTCTAG